CATGTAACAAATTCTGGTAGTAAATTAAGTATATTGCAAAAAACCCATTTAAAGGAGTATTTTCAATTTAACTTTTCAACTACGTCTTTAAGTAAGTAATCCATAATAAGTAAGCAATAATCTTTGAAGTAGTCAAATCCTCTAATCCCATTATAATATACTCCTGGAATCCAATCtagtcaattgtaaaaatgctccccggatcctggactattttCGTGACCAAGGAGTATTTGATCTGAGTAATTgtatcaataaaaattataacgtaaacattataatttttttaatatatttttaggcaCTGAACATGAACTTTCACAGGAGTTAAGTCATCgattttaaataaagctttttatctcaatcatatttattttatattttatccctgaaaaCCGGAAATATTACCTTATGTATTGTACCATTAGCTTTATAAAATGTCTATGGCATATACTTTTGACACTTAACTTTTTTCTGTGGTTAATTAATTGACTTTGAGTTTCACGACTTTGTTTTGTTGTGACATgtgatatttgtatgttttgttcTGATTTTCTATCCgccaaatttgaaataaaaattaaaaacgttgttttaaagaaaaataatgatatttgtttattgttataatGCTTTCTGCGTCTAAAATAATAGGCTAATGGAATCGGGCAATAACGGTGACGATGTTAATGTAGAAAAATTCGATATAAAGTTGAAATCAAAGCCAAAAGATGGTGTCATACTGCAACTCCATCACACTATTCGTGGATCGAACGGGGAGAGCCGAAGAATTCGTTTTTCTGTCGGCGCTTTCGAGGACACCCATGAGAAATTGGCCTGTGCTGACAATGTTggtaacatttttgtttttgactttGCCGACCTGAAGTTTTGGAAACTCAAAAACCAGGACCCATGCTCTGCGATGCTGTTCGATCCTTATAAGTTAGACGCTCTTGCTGTTGCTAATGCAAAAAATTTCTCTATTAATTTCGTAGACATCGAGTCTGGAGATGTACAATTTGCTCTAACCGGTCATTCAGCGCCTGTTAAACatgttgcattttcaaataacaaaataaacaatctaCTAACAGCTAGTCCAGTGGAAGCAATTCTATGGGAACTCAGAAATTATACGAAATATTTCACTCTGAACACTTATACCGGAGCACAGATACAGCAAATTCTATTCACACCGGGTGGCGATTATTTAGTCGCTTGTTTTCAAAATGATACTGTGCAAGTATGGCGACACGAGACAATGAAGTCTGTAAAACAAATTATACCAAGGGAATTAAAACATTTGAAGAATATAGCATTCACAATGAACGGCAGAGCGATGGCCATTGCAGGGCTCGCTCCTATATTGATACTGTTCAGTATGGACACATGGAAGGCTATAAAATCCCTTGATTTACTCAAATACAAAATATCAGGAGTTCAACAAATTGCTTTCATACCTCAAATGTTTGATGGCGGTGCCAACAAAATTCTTGCCATATTAAGCGGGGACTGTGTACTACATTTTCTAGATTTAGATACACTCAAAATTATTCACAGCATAAACCCTGAGTCATCAGGTATAAGAAGGTTTTCTGTGAGCCCCACAGggaaatactttttttgtattttacagtTAGGTGAAGTAAACATATACAAGACATCTCATGTAATGGATTTAGCCCATAGCTCTATTGAGGAGCCCATAAAAAAAGATCTTCCTTGTTCTTCGGTTACCCATAAATGTGTTACAAATAAGCAGTCAGCTACCAAAGTTGAAGTGGAAGAGAAGATGAGATTATGCATGGACAGTGCTAGATTGAGAAGAATATTAATGCAATATGGAGAATATCCTGATAAATTTCGCTCAATCATTTGGAGATCTCTTCTTGTGACACCAAAAAACAAAAAGGCATACACAGCTTTGATAGACCGAGGTATCCACCCAGCTTATAAAGATATTGAAAAACAATTCACTATACACAGTTCTGTTACACTGAAGAATTTAAAAAGATTGCTGTCCTGTCTTGCTCACTGGTGTCCACTGTTTGCAGTTATGAAGTTTCTGCCCAGTTTTGTTTTCCCATTTGTGAAAGTGCTGCAGAAGGATCCTCTGCTATTGTTTGAATGTGTAGCAACAGTTCTAATCAACAACTGTCAACTTTGGTTTGAGTATGCACCATTTCCCCCAATCAGTATATTAGCAATGATTGAAAACATTTTAGCAGAACATGACCAACATTTGTTGGATCACTTCTGTGGCCACGGAGTGACAAGTCAGACAtatgcattaaaaatattagaaacagCTTTCAGTGAAGTTTTAACTTGCTCAGAATGGCTAATACTCTGGGACCATATTCTCAGCAATGAACCAGCTTTTATATTGATGGCTGTTGTTTCCTACAATATTGTCCACAGGAATGCTTTGCAAAGACTGGACAGTCATGAGCAGCTAGAAAACTTTTTTCACATGCAAAATCCCATAGataaaaaagcatttttaaaaaagacatATGTTTTACTTAATGAAACACCAGAGGAAATACATCCTAGAACATTTTTCACCAGTTTTACGTCTTTAGAAAAGGGTTCCTCCTATCAGCAATTCACTGGTTACCCAAAAGCCACTATCTGCCTCAAGTTAGCCAAGACTCAGAGGAAAAAAGCGCAAGAAAAGTGTACATTAAAAGAAGTTACTACTAAAACTCAGCAACAAGAAATTAACAAGAGATGTCATGTAAAAAATAAGTCAGACAGTGAGGCAGAAGACAGCACTGACAATGAGCAGgaagaatataataattttattgctaGTGTTGAAGGGTTTAAGAAGAAATTAAGCAATAAGCAGGAAAATTTTGGAGGCCATctcaaaaatgaaataaaagatgaaTTAATTGAAAGCATTATGTACCCTGTTACTACACACTTTCTTacaaataaaggtaaaaatagtaaattatgtaaaaaaaactgcaaAATCAGTAGTAGGTTACACTCACAAAAGCATGCTACAGAAAAGTGTAATACTCTTGATAAAGAAGTCGAAGAATTTATTGAGAGTTGCAGCAATTCTGATGAATCTGTTCAATGAGTAATTagtattgtatgtaaattattgggattttaataaattgggtcatgaaaattaattactatttaaagttacgttattttatttttcatattcttTGTAGTACACTTTTTTAAGTCAATAATGATAATGAGGtcaataatgataatgtttaGAATTCTGTTACAAAACAGAAAACCAACAGAGAGTTAAATAAAAGTCTGAAAAAAGAAAGCAAactaattaactttatttttaatcaaattggctttttacatgatatttaaaaaaaaaattgtgttatatggtaaattattattctttctTAGATGCAGTGGCTGTAGGTCTGGGTATAGTAGATTTAATGTGGCTGAACTTCTTCTTAGAGCCACTAAGATTCGGACTGGCCTCACTATTCAAATTCACACTTCCCGCCCTCACTGGTGTAACTATCTTTGGTTTAAACAAAcctgtaagtaaataataaaccttTTAGTTATTGTATACAAACAAGCACAGaacaaataatctatactaatattataaagctgaagagtttgtcacAAACtggtggtccgatttgaaaaattactttCAATGTTTAATAGCctatatattacccccgtattcctacgggaagggAAACCAcacgggcgaaaccgcgcggcgtcatatATCAAATAGGGGATAAAGTTTATAAGTTTTGttcataaacataaaaaaaaatacgaaatataattaaattcaaaaatttcaacccctaaagtggtgaaatagggcttgaaagtttacattgatttccacgcggacgaagtcgcgggcgtc
This window of the Bicyclus anynana chromosome 19, ilBicAnyn1.1, whole genome shotgun sequence genome carries:
- the LOC112044594 gene encoding TBC1 domain family member 31, encoding MESGNNGDDVNVEKFDIKLKSKPKDGVILQLHHTIRGSNGESRRIRFSVGAFEDTHEKLACADNVGNIFVFDFADLKFWKLKNQDPCSAMLFDPYKLDALAVANAKNFSINFVDIESGDVQFALTGHSAPVKHVAFSNNKINNLLTASPVEAILWELRNYTKYFTLNTYTGAQIQQILFTPGGDYLVACFQNDTVQVWRHETMKSVKQIIPRELKHLKNIAFTMNGRAMAIAGLAPILILFSMDTWKAIKSLDLLKYKISGVQQIAFIPQMFDGGANKILAILSGDCVLHFLDLDTLKIIHSINPESSGIRRFSVSPTGKYFFCILQLGEVNIYKTSHVMDLAHSSIEEPIKKDLPCSSVTHKCVTNKQSATKVEVEEKMRLCMDSARLRRILMQYGEYPDKFRSIIWRSLLVTPKNKKAYTALIDRGIHPAYKDIEKQFTIHSSVTLKNLKRLLSCLAHWCPLFAVMKFLPSFVFPFVKVLQKDPLLLFECVATVLINNCQLWFEYAPFPPISILAMIENILAEHDQHLLDHFCGHGVTSQTYALKILETAFSEVLTCSEWLILWDHILSNEPAFILMAVVSYNIVHRNALQRLDSHEQLENFFHMQNPIDKKAFLKKTYVLLNETPEEIHPRTFFTSFTSLEKGSSYQQFTGYPKATICLKLAKTQRKKAQEKCTLKEVTTKTQQQEINKRCHVKNKSDSEAEDSTDNEQEEYNNFIASVEGFKKKLSNKQENFGGHLKNEIKDELIESIMYPVTTHFLTNKGKNSKLCKKNCKISSRLHSQKHATEKCNTLDKEVEEFIESCSNSDESVQ